A window from Deltaproteobacteria bacterium encodes these proteins:
- a CDS encoding ferredoxin family protein: MTQPKVYAQPNLITPNRPVIIDPEVCTGCNLCVEICPSDVYIPNPQKGKPPIILYPEECWYCGCCLMECPLHDKGANKLNWPLMQRMRWKRKETGEHFRFGMPNPPPPNKRPMV; this comes from the coding sequence ATGACACAACCAAAGGTTTACGCCCAACCCAACCTGATCACCCCGAACAGGCCGGTGATCATCGATCCGGAGGTCTGCACGGGGTGTAACCTGTGCGTGGAAATCTGCCCGAGTGACGTCTACATCCCCAACCCACAAAAGGGGAAGCCGCCCATCATCCTGTATCCTGAAGAATGCTGGTATTGCGGCTGCTGCCTGATGGAATGCCCTCTTCATGACAAGGGGGCCAACAAGTTGAACTGGCCCCTCATGCAAAGAATGCGATGGAAACGGAAAGAGACAGGGGAGCATTTCAGGTTCGGCATGCCGAATCCACCGCCCCCCAACAAACGGCCCATGGTATAA
- a CDS encoding FAD-dependent oxidoreductase, translated as MEDNQNSLTFQEPIEWPYPIRYGEETRVNVDVLVLGGGLSGCFAAINAARKGLKVAVVDKSPIVHSGAAGSGVDHWMDCPSNPASKVDPEEFTLEPVRKYKGGYANVIANYITARDSWDALCELEQMGMKIRDTDDVFKGAPFRDEATKLLFAYDYETRTCIRIWGTGMKPSLHKECKRLGVQLYERIMVTSLLTEGGRPGGRVVGATGVHTRTGEFFVFRAKASVLCMATPERLWIFSSEWTGLVGRDGPPANAGNGHAMAWRAGAEFARMESSSHEEWGGSTGIGAVLFGTGSNFATWYPCTIVDAEGKEVPWVDREGNPIHTLEERTKPGPGQKFLTLVLGGGEGKAESMPHLIPDLPERIRKGEFKLPLYADLPGMPEYERRVIFGLMVGQEGHTWPVYRNLTEAGFDPDKDQLQVYEIGAAPPGWRRLRYGGLVVDWDLRSNLEGLYAGGQSIFDGIGVAHASSTGRWAGRSAAAYAQEAPEPIIDEKQVNREKTRIYAPIQRPDGINWKELQAGIAKVMQDYCGDTKTEELMALGLKTLEEIREGESRTLFARTPHELMRALEVLDILTCCEMIIHASRARKASNSWLHFERLDFPQDDPPEWRKWVTLRLEGEEVRVGELALDYHGDIKKNYETHKKE; from the coding sequence ATGGAAGACAACCAAAACAGCTTGACTTTCCAGGAGCCGATCGAGTGGCCATACCCTATCCGTTATGGAGAAGAAACCAGGGTCAATGTAGATGTGCTTGTCTTGGGGGGCGGCCTTTCGGGCTGTTTCGCCGCCATCAACGCCGCCAGGAAAGGCTTGAAGGTGGCTGTCGTGGACAAGAGCCCCATTGTGCACAGTGGTGCGGCCGGCTCCGGAGTTGATCACTGGATGGACTGCCCCTCCAACCCCGCCAGCAAGGTGGACCCTGAAGAGTTCACCCTGGAGCCGGTCAGGAAGTACAAGGGGGGCTACGCCAATGTAATCGCCAATTACATAACGGCGAGGGACAGCTGGGACGCCTTGTGCGAACTGGAACAGATGGGCATGAAGATCCGGGATACGGATGATGTCTTCAAGGGCGCCCCTTTCAGGGACGAAGCCACCAAGTTGCTCTTTGCCTACGATTACGAGACCCGGACATGTATCCGGATCTGGGGGACCGGGATGAAACCCTCCCTTCACAAGGAGTGTAAACGCCTTGGAGTCCAGCTCTACGAACGCATCATGGTGACATCCCTCCTCACGGAGGGAGGAAGACCGGGAGGACGGGTAGTGGGTGCGACAGGCGTTCATACCCGCACCGGCGAATTCTTCGTCTTTCGTGCCAAAGCGTCGGTCCTTTGCATGGCTACACCTGAAAGACTATGGATATTTTCCAGCGAATGGACCGGCCTGGTGGGAAGGGACGGGCCGCCTGCAAATGCCGGCAACGGTCATGCCATGGCCTGGAGGGCCGGCGCCGAGTTCGCCCGCATGGAATCCTCCAGCCATGAGGAGTGGGGGGGCAGCACCGGCATCGGGGCTGTACTGTTCGGCACCGGCAGCAATTTCGCCACCTGGTACCCATGCACCATCGTGGATGCGGAAGGCAAGGAAGTCCCTTGGGTGGACAGAGAGGGCAACCCTATCCATACACTCGAGGAAAGAACCAAGCCGGGTCCCGGCCAGAAATTTCTCACCCTGGTCCTGGGAGGGGGAGAAGGAAAGGCGGAATCCATGCCCCACCTTATTCCCGATCTCCCAGAGCGGATCCGGAAGGGAGAGTTCAAACTGCCCCTTTACGCGGACCTCCCCGGGATGCCCGAATACGAACGGCGGGTTATTTTCGGTCTCATGGTAGGACAGGAGGGACATACCTGGCCTGTTTACCGCAACCTGACCGAGGCCGGTTTTGATCCGGACAAAGACCAGCTCCAGGTCTATGAGATCGGCGCAGCTCCTCCGGGATGGAGGAGACTCCGGTACGGCGGCCTGGTGGTGGATTGGGACCTCAGAAGCAACCTGGAAGGCCTTTATGCCGGAGGTCAAAGCATTTTCGACGGGATCGGGGTGGCACATGCCTCCAGTACCGGCAGGTGGGCCGGGAGAAGTGCTGCTGCGTATGCTCAAGAGGCACCCGAACCCATCATCGACGAAAAACAGGTCAACCGAGAAAAGACCCGGATCTATGCACCTATACAACGTCCGGACGGGATCAACTGGAAAGAGCTTCAGGCCGGAATCGCCAAGGTCATGCAGGACTATTGCGGCGACACCAAGACCGAAGAACTCATGGCCCTTGGTTTGAAAACACTCGAAGAAATCCGGGAAGGTGAATCGCGGACCCTCTTCGCGCGAACCCCTCATGAACTCATGCGTGCTCTTGAAGTCCTCGACATCCTGACATGTTGCGAGATGATCATCCACGCCAGCAGGGCACGGAAGGCCAGCAACAGTTGGCTGCATTTCGAGCGCCTGGATTTTCCGCAGGACGACCCGCCCGAGTGGAGAAAGTGGGTCACCCTGAGACTGGAAGGGGAGGAGGTCCGGGTAGGAGAACTGGCCCTGGACTACCACGGGGACATCAAGAAAAATTATGAGACCCACAAGAAGGAATAG
- a CDS encoding ABC transporter ATP-binding protein: protein MEIIYRVEGLKKRYPLRRAGWLPGKKRYFNAVDGVDFEVRRGETFGIVGESGCGKTTLARLMLRLIEPTEGKLYFKGLDITDLSWKALKHLRRKIQMIFQDPFGSLDPKKSVFQIIEEPLKVHRLYGRKERMEKVRETLGLVNLPDSDDFLLKYPDELSGGQRQRIGISRALVLGAEFLIGDEPVSMLDASVKADIIDLMVGLKEKIGLTYVFITHEIALAYHICDRIAVMYRGRIAELGNAEEVIRNPLHPYTRLLMAAIPPLRPDRAWGEDLPRSGEPVPDEDTPGCSFAGRCPEAVDECRNTSPKFQQIERGHSVACHLY, encoded by the coding sequence ATGGAAATCATTTACCGCGTGGAAGGCCTTAAAAAACGATATCCCCTGAGAAGGGCGGGCTGGCTTCCGGGTAAAAAGAGGTACTTCAACGCCGTTGACGGGGTAGACTTCGAAGTGCGCAGGGGTGAGACGTTTGGGATCGTTGGAGAGAGCGGGTGCGGCAAAACCACCCTGGCCCGTCTTATGCTCCGCTTAATCGAACCTACGGAGGGCAAACTCTATTTTAAAGGCCTGGACATAACCGATCTCTCCTGGAAGGCTCTGAAACACCTGCGCCGTAAAATACAGATGATCTTCCAGGACCCTTTCGGGTCCCTGGACCCCAAGAAGAGTGTATTTCAGATTATCGAGGAACCCCTCAAGGTTCATAGGCTTTATGGTCGAAAAGAGAGAATGGAAAAGGTTCGCGAGACCCTCGGGCTCGTAAACTTACCTGATTCAGACGATTTCCTGCTGAAGTATCCGGATGAACTAAGCGGTGGACAGCGCCAGAGGATCGGGATTTCCCGCGCGCTCGTACTGGGGGCGGAATTCCTCATAGGAGACGAGCCTGTCAGCATGCTGGATGCAAGTGTAAAGGCGGACATAATCGACCTTATGGTCGGGCTCAAGGAAAAAATCGGTTTGACTTACGTTTTCATCACCCATGAAATCGCCCTTGCCTATCACATATGTGACCGAATCGCCGTGATGTACAGGGGGAGAATAGCCGAACTGGGAAACGCAGAAGAGGTGATCCGAAATCCGCTTCACCCGTATACACGCTTACTCATGGCAGCCATCCCTCCCCTGAGGCCGGACCGGGCCTGGGGAGAAGACCTTCCTCGAAGCGGAGAACCTGTGCCTGATGAAGATACTCCGGGATGCAGCTTTGCAGGACGCTGTCCCGAGGCCGTAGATGAATGCAGGAATACTTCCCCGAAGTTTCAACAGATTGAAAGGGGGCACAGCGTGGCCTGCCATCTTTACTAG
- a CDS encoding ABC transporter ATP-binding protein: MDQLSVRGLKTYYLPESPAPVRAVDGVSFQVRRGTSLGIAGESGCGKSTAALSLMRLVKEGKIVGGEILLDDLSLLTLKDREFNRVRWERISLVSQAAMNALNPVFKIGHQIVETILAHRKTGTRQAWKMAEALLEQVEIEPSRVRSFPHELSGGMRQRAMIALALALDPELIIADEPTTALDVVTQAQIIKLLRRLQRERGIAVIFISHDLSILGQACDRILIMYAGTIVEEGDTDSIFESPFHPYTRALLNSFPDIREKRKHLKGLPGNPPDLSNPPSGCRFHPRCPSADPLCSRTPPLLREAAPGRSVACHHIVDKGGK, translated from the coding sequence ATGGATCAATTGTCTGTGCGTGGACTAAAGACATACTATCTCCCGGAAAGCCCTGCGCCGGTAAGGGCTGTTGATGGGGTGAGTTTTCAGGTACGAAGGGGCACATCCTTAGGAATAGCGGGAGAATCCGGGTGCGGGAAAAGCACTGCGGCCCTTTCCCTGATGCGCCTCGTGAAAGAAGGAAAGATAGTAGGAGGGGAAATCCTGTTGGACGACCTGTCTCTTCTTACTTTGAAGGACCGGGAGTTTAATCGGGTCCGGTGGGAAAGGATCTCTCTCGTGTCCCAGGCGGCCATGAATGCCTTGAATCCCGTTTTCAAAATAGGACACCAGATCGTAGAGACAATCCTTGCCCACAGAAAGACCGGAACGCGACAGGCCTGGAAGATGGCCGAAGCCCTTCTGGAGCAAGTGGAAATTGAGCCATCCCGTGTAAGGAGTTTTCCCCACGAACTGAGCGGTGGCATGCGCCAGCGGGCCATGATAGCACTGGCCCTTGCCCTGGACCCGGAACTCATTATTGCGGACGAACCGACAACGGCCCTTGATGTCGTGACACAGGCGCAAATTATCAAGCTTTTGAGAAGGCTCCAGAGGGAACGGGGTATAGCCGTCATTTTCATTTCCCATGACCTTTCTATCCTGGGTCAGGCCTGCGACCGGATACTTATAATGTATGCCGGCACAATTGTGGAAGAAGGGGATACGGACTCGATATTCGAATCTCCCTTCCACCCTTACACCCGCGCCCTCCTGAATTCCTTCCCCGATATTCGGGAAAAGAGGAAACACCTTAAAGGGCTCCCTGGCAATCCTCCCGACCTGTCGAATCCACCGTCGGGGTGCAGGTTCCACCCCCGTTGTCCCAGCGCGGATCCATTGTGTTCCAGGACTCCCCCTCTCCTCAGGGAAGCGGCTCCCGGCAGATCCGTGGCCTGTCACCATATAGTGGATAAGGGGGGGAAGTAG
- a CDS encoding ABC transporter permease has product MAAKGKVARFWNIFKQRKSALFGLAVIVIFVLGILAAPIIAPYDPSDKTGSAFEPPSRHHLLGTNDIGVDILSELIYAGRVSLMVGLIATGFIIIIGSSIGLISGYFGGFIDEILMRITDVVLILPRLPLMIVMAAYLGPGMWTIIFVYSIVGWASVARQVRSQVLPAREATFVEASRAIGAGNTHIIISHILPNISGIIIANGVMEIMFAILTEAGLSFLGLGDPTHKSWGVMLYFAQLQGAFLRGAWWWIFPPGICIALFSCAFNFVGTALNDLFGLKLGKRDR; this is encoded by the coding sequence ATGGCAGCCAAAGGCAAGGTTGCAAGATTCTGGAATATTTTCAAGCAGAGGAAAAGTGCCCTGTTCGGTCTTGCCGTTATTGTCATTTTCGTCCTGGGCATCCTGGCAGCCCCCATAATCGCCCCCTATGATCCGTCCGACAAGACGGGGAGCGCTTTTGAGCCCCCGAGCCGCCATCATCTCCTGGGGACGAACGACATCGGAGTGGACATCCTCAGTGAACTCATCTATGCGGGCCGCGTATCTCTCATGGTGGGCCTCATCGCTACCGGATTCATCATAATCATCGGCTCCTCCATCGGACTTATTTCAGGTTATTTCGGCGGATTCATCGACGAGATACTAATGCGCATCACTGATGTCGTCCTAATACTCCCCCGGCTCCCCCTCATGATCGTCATGGCGGCATACCTGGGTCCCGGCATGTGGACCATAATATTTGTTTACTCCATTGTCGGGTGGGCAAGTGTGGCCCGCCAGGTACGCTCTCAAGTGCTTCCCGCCAGGGAGGCGACTTTTGTGGAGGCCTCCCGGGCTATTGGTGCCGGTAACACCCATATCATAATAAGCCATATTCTACCCAATATCAGCGGGATCATTATCGCCAACGGCGTAATGGAAATCATGTTTGCAATCCTGACAGAGGCGGGACTCAGCTTCCTGGGCCTCGGGGACCCAACCCACAAGAGCTGGGGGGTGATGCTTTATTTCGCCCAACTCCAGGGGGCCTTTTTAAGGGGGGCGTGGTGGTGGATCTTTCCACCGGGTATCTGTATCGCCTTGTTCAGTTGCGCCTTCAACTTCGTGGGAACCGCCCTTAACGACCTTTTCGGGCTCAAGTTAGGCAAGAGGGACCGGTAA
- a CDS encoding ABC transporter permease has product MKGWFFRRCWTNLLVLFTALVINFALPRMMPGDPIDIFAGGVKLTGEARQAIIERFGLDAPVWEQFVRYFTNALRGDFGLSFYYFPRSVLEVMFEALPWTLLVILSSMILQVAIGYILGVAGAWKAGSKRDSFLQTFSLAIFSAPLFWVSMVLLYIFGYKLGWFPLGGATAPAAIYEGFWDLFLDIISHAALPIIALTISQYTAYQLILRNTMVSVLREQYILIAEARGLSPRRIKHRHAARNALLPMITFLGISFAISIGGSVFVETVFSYPGIGKLIYDSVISRDYPLLQGCFLLLTLVVIAANFATDLIYRFLDPRIRY; this is encoded by the coding sequence ATGAAGGGATGGTTTTTCAGAAGGTGCTGGACCAACCTCCTTGTGCTCTTTACGGCACTGGTGATCAATTTCGCTCTGCCGCGGATGATGCCCGGTGATCCCATCGATATCTTCGCGGGCGGCGTCAAGCTCACAGGAGAGGCCCGCCAGGCCATTATCGAACGATTCGGCCTGGATGCCCCGGTATGGGAACAGTTCGTGCGGTACTTCACGAACGCCCTTAGGGGAGACTTCGGGCTGTCATTTTACTATTTCCCTAGATCGGTTCTGGAGGTAATGTTTGAGGCCCTTCCCTGGACACTCCTTGTAATACTCAGTTCCATGATCCTCCAGGTCGCCATCGGATACATACTTGGTGTAGCAGGGGCCTGGAAGGCGGGATCAAAAAGGGATTCTTTTCTCCAGACCTTCTCCCTGGCAATCTTTTCCGCCCCGCTTTTCTGGGTATCCATGGTACTTCTGTATATTTTCGGATACAAGCTGGGCTGGTTCCCCCTGGGCGGGGCAACCGCACCGGCAGCCATATACGAAGGGTTCTGGGACCTGTTTTTGGATATCATCAGCCATGCCGCCCTCCCCATAATCGCCCTCACCATATCCCAGTACACAGCCTACCAGCTCATCTTGCGAAACACCATGGTCAGCGTACTGAGGGAGCAATACATCCTTATCGCCGAGGCCCGGGGGTTGAGCCCCAGGCGGATAAAACACCGCCATGCGGCCCGTAACGCCCTCTTACCCATGATTACCTTCCTCGGAATAAGCTTTGCCATCAGCATTGGGGGGTCTGTGTTTGTGGAGACGGTGTTCTCTTATCCGGGAATAGGCAAGCTGATCTATGATTCCGTTATCAGCAGGGACTACCCCCTCCTGCAGGGGTGTTTCCTGCTGTTGACCTTGGTGGTGATCGCCGCAAACTTTGCCACCGACCTGATATATCGGTTCCTTGACCCAAGGATCCGATACTGA